A genomic segment from Triticum dicoccoides isolate Atlit2015 ecotype Zavitan chromosome 1A, WEW_v2.0, whole genome shotgun sequence encodes:
- the LOC119348867 gene encoding S-type anion channel SLAH2-like: MASREVRVQMAGVLDGKPRCAPSPETLLVRVPSRATGGAAVVSHADTPCSVSFSVPGSPSGLHLAQLGMPPCVRGNGADVGATRVPPSESKVELVHHPAVPQLLKQARHHSQPSLVVRVGGEVPTVLRSDSTRERDRRFDHFKTFSGRLERQLSSLRGVPQDIDVEQGAASKISEEDTDEDDEVPTADRYFAALEGPELETLRSTEVAVLPKDETWPFLLRFPISAFGMCLGVSSQAMLWKTLQTEPSTKFLHVHPVVNHVLWWVSVALMGVVSITYLLKIVFYFEAVHREFHHPVRVNFFFAPWIACLFLVKGLPHPVWEIHHAVWYVFMAPILCLDLKIYGQWMSSGERRLSKVANPSNHLAVVGNFVGALLGARMGLRELPIFFFAVGLAHYVVLFVTLYQRLPTNVQLPKELHPVFFLFVAAPSVASMAWTRISGEFNNGAKLLYFVSLFLYVSLVVRVNLFRGFRFSLSWWAYTFPMTSVALATVLYASEVDNMLTRALAVGLSGIAVVTVTSVLATTMYHAFVRKDLFPNDVSIAITRRRPKFSKILAHLRSSSSDVKELVLSIPNFSSNSKQGAYSDDAGSNSMMSGSVGESPVAHGHRRTEC, from the exons ATGGCGTCCAGGGAGGTCAGAGTCCAGATGGCGGGGGTACTGGACGGCAAGCCGAGGTGTGCTCCGTCCCCGGAAACGCTTCTCGTTCGTGTCCCCTCGCGGGCCACCGGCGGCGCGGCCGTGGTTTCTCACGCTGACACGCCGTGCTCTGTCTCCTTCAGCGTGCCGGGCTCGCCGTCGGGTCTCCACCTCGCGCAGCTTGGCATGCCGCCGTGCGTCCGCGGAAACGGCGCCGACGTGGGCGCTACTCGGGTGCCGCCGAGCGAGTCGAAGGTCGAGCTGGTTCACCACCCAGCCGTGCCGCAGCTGCTGAAGCAGGCCCGGCACCACTCGCAGCCGTCCTTGGTGGTCAGAGTCGGCGGCGAGGTGCCGACGGTGCTGCGGAGCGACAGCACGCGGGAGCGAGACCGGCGGTTTGACCACTTCAAGACGTTCTCTGGCCGCCTTGAGCGCCAGCTCTCCAGCCTCCGCGGGGTGCCACAGGATATCGACGTCGAACAAGGTGCAGCGTCAAAGATCTCAGAGGAGGACACAGACGAGGACGATGAAGTGCCCACTGCCGACCGCTACTTCGCCGCGCTCGAAGGCCCCGAGCTTGAGACCCTTCGT TCGACAGAGGTGGCGGTGCTTCCTAAGGACGAGACATGGCCGTTCCTGCTCCGGTTCCCCATCAGCGCCTTTGGGATGTGCCTTGGCGTGAGCAGCCAGGCCATGCTCTGGAAGACCCTGCAGACGGAGCCTTCCACCAAGTTTCTTCACGTGCACCCGGTCGTCAACCACGTCCTCTGGTGGGTCTCCGTCGCACTCATGGGGGTCGTCTCAATCACCTACCTCTTGAAGATCGTCTTCTACTTCGAGGCCGTCCACCGTGAGTTCCATCACCCGGTGCGCGTCAACTTCTTCTTCGCGCCATGGATCGCCTGCCTCTTCCTCGTCAAGGGTTTGCCACATCCGGTGTGGGAGATCCACCACGCCGTCTGGTATGTGTTCATGGCTCCCATCTTGTGCCTCGACCTTAAAATCTACGGACAATGGATGTCTAGCGGCGAGCGACGCCTCTCTAAGGTGGCTAACCCATCCAACCACCTTGCCGTCGTCGGCAACTTCGTCGGTGCGCTGCTAGGCGCCAGGATGGGACTCCGGGAGCTGCCCATCTTCTTCTTTGCTGTCGGGTTGGCCCACTATGTCGTGCTCTTCGTCACTCTCTATCAGCGGCTCCCGACCAACGTGCAACTCCCCAAGGAGCTCCACCCAGTGTTCTTCCTTTTCGTTGCCGCACCTAGCGTTGCATCCATGGCGTGGACAAGGATCTCTGGCGAGTTCAACAATGGTGCTAAGCTCCTTTACTTTGTCTCACTATTCCTCTATGTGTCGCTGGTGGTACGCGTCAACCTCTTTCGGGGGTTTAGGTTCTCCCTGTCATGGTGGGCATACACATTCCCGATGACGAGTGTGGCCTTGGCGACAGTGTTGTATGCATCGGAGGTAGACAACATGCTGACACGGGCACTGGCAGTCGGATTGTCAGGAATCGCTGTTGTCACAGTCACCAGCGTCCTAGCCACCACCATGTACCATGCCTTCGTGCGCAAGgacctcttccccaacgacgtatCCATCGCCATCACACGGCGAAGGCCCAAGTTTAGCAAGATCCTCGCGCACCTTCGGTCGTCGAGCTCTGATGTCAAGGAGCTTGTTCTCTCCATCCCAAATTTCAGTTCCAATTCCAAGCAGGGCGCATACTCCGATGATGCCGGCTCCAACTCCATGATGAGCGGGAGTGTCGGCGAGTCTCCAGTGGCGCACGGGCATCGAAGAACAGAGTGTTAG